In Castor canadensis chromosome 11, mCasCan1.hap1v2, whole genome shotgun sequence, a single genomic region encodes these proteins:
- the LOC141413733 gene encoding uncharacterized protein, producing MSLLHVMSILGIWAPRLLFMSLELWLLVQGFPIPSRTQDSVQLTSEAPGPTEPWSSHSLDRLPDMRQMFTPPEDQGDFDHLGSSAPSQVFAPPHLLTDSLLQFLDRDSGRQPSPEPDPFAVAHQELSDKLNLPERRPEAVPMPNREQNQAPALPPLLQSKTQTVSLDQASESQTFDIPVPPLDRQISKVAKFIVSRWKLKKDAARHQGLDETVAGTPHQFANLQPVPAPEVTVQPPAQDQAEQDTLPSVTGKPVDVEITISPEPTQEAASSPTQPSEFAEGAEPSPSEKEQAAEPSVSPGEAQPSGIHMAAPAQASEHAEESEPPLPQQEEPAQSSVSSEQSEALKTQHETTTQKPEPWEKDELSPINQGATAQPEELPEEPSPSQQESSVPPVMPPVNTELSPIQPQLPTQSPESSEEVSDLPPLGDSISFSPQDLEIMFRKQHPNLQETTVNHVDEITVTPQTTVEFEPIPVQQDTQNPTDATEQLEFSPTQSGSPSQTLKFLENIESFPGQPEPTAQPPPARPEPIALPSPAQPEPTALPSPAQPEPTAQPSLAQPEPIALPSPAQPHPMVQTSPGQPQPTAQPPVPYEMTVPILSQDESQYSMSSVTIQPLDLELTITSKPTTKFKYSPPVKKTRTPPPKPPQVTLPHPVQVQAQHPGLTEGTIQPVDLQLSITVQPITEDEPSPAMQETPVQLTEPPMEVVPQSPVQQEMTVPIPGQDEVQYPTSPSVTFQPSDLELTITTETTTGADLSPVVQETSTQPPEPPEHPEVTLPHPVQNQAQHPNLNEVTVQPLALGVPLTSESKQSTTLKKTTAPPPKVEVTLPQVTVKTLKLELTKSSQPTTEVKRSSMQETSTQPPKPAAETKIQPSTSGQDKAQRPTLAVTEANNTTTPPPQHPEVTPPHSEQLQSGLERTTIAHSVNPTTESALTVQTEPNATPYTNICELCTCRDESLLCVGLSPTQKLHRVPVPKPNTYKKVLTTL from the coding sequence ATGTCCCTGTTGCATGTCATGTCTATACTAGGTATTTGGGCCCCAAGGCTCCTTTTTATGTCGCTAGAGTTGTGGTTGTTGGTCCAGGGATTTCCCATTCCGAGTAGGACCCAGGACTCGGTCCAGCTGACCTCCGAAGCACCTGGGCCAACTGAGCCCTGGTCCTCACACTCCTTGGACCGCCTTCCTGACATGCGGCAGATGTTTACACCCCCAGAAGACCAGGGGGACTTTGATCATCTAGGGTCATCTGCTCCCTCGCAGGTGTTTGCCCCACCTCATTTATTGACTGACAGTTTGCTTCAGTTCCTAGACCGGGATTCTGGGAGGCAGCCATCTCCAGAGCCAGATCCATTTGCTGTTGCACATCAGGAGCTGAGTGACAAGCTAAACCTGCCTGAGAGACGCCCAGAAGCGGTGCCGATGCCCAATAGGGAACAGAATCAggccccagctctgcctcctcTACTTCAAAGTAAGACTCAGACTGTCAGCTTAGATCAGGCTTCAGAGAGCCAAACATTTGATATACCTGTTCCACCTCTTGATCGTCAGATTTCAAAAGTAGCAAAGTTTATTGTTTCACGCTGGAAACTGAAGAAGGATGCTGCTCGACATCAGGGACTTGATGAGACTGTGGCTGGAACTCCACACCAATTTGCAAACCTTCAGCCAGTTCCAGCTCCAGAGGTGACAGTTCAACCTCCAGCTCAGGATCAAGCTGAACAGGATACCTTGCCCAGCGTTACAGGTAAGCCTGTGGATGTGGAAATCACCATAAGTCCAGAGCCTACCCAGGAGGCTGCATCTTCTCCAACTCAGCCTTCAGAGTTTGCTGAAGGGGCAGAACCTTCTCCCAGTGAGAAGGAACAAGCAGCTGAGCCATCTGTGTCTCCTGGGGAGGCTCAGCCTTCTGGAATTCACATGGCTGCTCCAGCCCAGGCCTCAGAGCATGCTGAGGAGTCTGAACCTCCTCTACCCCAGCAGGAAGAACCGGCTCAGTCCTCAGTGTCCTCCGAACAGTCTGAAGCTTTGAAAACCCAGCATGAGACTACAACTCAGAAGCCAGAACCCTGGGAGAAGGATGAACTTTCTCCAATCAATCAAGGGGCTACAGCTCAGCCAGAAGAGCTTCCTGAGGAACCTTCTCCAAGCCAGCAGGAGAGCTCAGTTCCTCCTGTAATGCCCCCTGTGAATACTGAACTTTCACCAATTCAGCCACAACTCCCAACTCAGTCTCCCGAATCCTCTGAGGAGGTTAGTGATCTTCCTCCATTGGGAGATAGCATATCATTTTCACCTCAAGATCTAGAAATAATGTTTAGAAAGCAGCATCCAAATTTGCAAGAAACCACAGTTAACCACGTGGATGAGATTACTGTGACTCCACAGACCACTGTGGAGTTTGAACCCATTCCAGTCCAGCAGGACACCCAAAACCCTACAGATGCCACTGAACAACTTGAATTTTCTCCGACCCAGTCTGGTTCCCCTTCCCAGACTCTAAAATTCCTGGAAAATATCGAATCTTTTCCAGGCCAGCCAGAACCCACAGCTCAGCCTCCTCCAGCCCGACCAGAGCCCATAgctctgccttctccagcccagcCAGAGCCCACAGCTCTGCCTTCACCAGCCCAGCCAGAGCCCACAGCTCAGCCTTCTCTGGCCCAGCCAGAGCCCATAgctctgccttctccagcccagcCACATCCCATGGTTCAGACTTCTCCAGGCCAGCCACAGCCCACAGCTCAACCTCCAGTGCCTTATGAGATGACAGTTCCAATACTAAGTCAGGATGAATCTCAGTATTCAATGTCCAGTGTCACAATTCAACCTTTGGATCTGGAGCTCACCATAACCTCCAAACCCACAACAAAGTTTAAGTATTCTCCACCTGTCAAGAAGACTAGAACTCCTCCTCCAAAGCCCCCTCAAGTGACACTTCCACATCCAGTCCAGGTACAGGCTCAGCATCCAGGTCTGACTGAAGGCACAATTCAACCTGTGGATCTCCAACTTAGCATAACTGTACAACCTATTACTGAAGATGAGCCTTCTCCAGCCATGCAAGAGACCCCAGTTCAGCTTACAGAGCCCCCTATGGAGGTTGTacctcaatccccagtacaacaggAGATGACAGTTCCGATACCAGGTCAGGATGAAGTTCAGTACCCAACATCACCCAGCGTCACATTTCAACCTTCAGACCTGGAATTAACCATAACTACAGAAACCACCACAGGAGCTGACCTTTCTCCCGTCGTGCAGGAGACCTCAACTCAGCCTCCAGAGCCACCTGAGCACCCTGAGGTGACACTTCCACATCCAGTCCAGAATCAGGCTCAGCATCCCAACCTGAATGAAGTCACAGTTCAACCTTTAGCTCTAGGAGTTCCCTTAACTTCAGAGTCCAAACAGTCTACTACTCTGAAGAAGACAACAGCTCCTCCCCCAAAGGTGGAGGTGACACTTCCACAAGTCACGGTTAAGACTTTAAAGCTGGAGCTTACCAAATCTTCACAACCTACCACAGAGGTTAAACGTTCATCTATGCAGGAAACCTCAACTCAGCCTCCAAAGCCAGCTGCAGAGACTAAAATTCAGCCTTCAACATCAGGTCAAGATAAGGCTCAGCGTCCAACGTTGGCAGTTACAGAGGCAAATAACACCACAACTCCTCCTCCACAGCACCCTGAGGTGACACCTCCACATTCAGAACAGCTTCAGTCTGGTCTGGAACGTACCACTATTGCACATTCTGTAAATCCCACCACAGAAAGTGCGCTAACTGTGCAAACGGAACCGAATGCCACCCCGTACACCAACATATGTGAGCTCTGTACCTGTCGAGATGAGTCACTGTTGTGTGTTGGTCTCAGCCCAACGCAGAAGCTCCACCGAGTGCCTGTGCCGAAGCCCAACACCTACAAGAAGGTCCTCACCACCCTGTAA